Proteins from a genomic interval of Streptomyces sp. SID8374:
- a CDS encoding carbon starvation CstA family protein — translation MPESPTPAPPVPQVPGRRALSPKSIVVWSLVGLVGAIGWATLALSRGEEVSAAWMLAAALGSYAIAYRFYSRFIANRVLKADKNRATPAELLDNGVDFHPTDRRVLFGHHFAAIAGAGPLVGPVLAAQMGYLPGTIWLVVGVIFAGAVQDMVTLFFSTRRNGRSLGQMARDEIGPVGGIAALVAVFIIMIILLAVLALVIVNALAHSPWGVFSIGMTIPIALFMGVYLRILRPGKVSEVSLIGVALLLLAIVSGGWVAESSWADFFTLEPGTLVIWMIVYGFLASVLPVWLLLAPRDYLSTFMKVGTIGLLALGVVVALPTLKMPAVTDFASSGSGPVFAGSMFPFVFITIACGALSGFHSLVSSGTTPKMVQKETQIRVIGYGAMLVESFVAIMAMIAACIIDPGLYFAINAPVGVIGDSVQSASQAVANFGFTITPDALAQAAKDVEEASLLSRTGGAPTFALGMSEIFSAVVGGTAMKAFWYHFAIMFEALFILTTVDAGTRVGRFMLQDMLGNAYKPFREVSWKPGVWFASAVVVGGWGYFLWVGVHDPLGGINQLFPLFGIANQLLAAVALAVCTTLLVKSGRLKWAWVTAVPLAWDVAVTLTASWQKIFSPDVKVGFFAQRDKYQAGIDAGEVLPPAKNMDDMQTVVTNSTVDGVLCALFALLIIVVLVDAGRVCFNAIRDPESVKLHETPFVQSKFVAPASLIATKEEKAELAAAGVGPEGGIRKEAAGAGSRT, via the coding sequence ATGCCGGAATCGCCCACACCAGCACCACCGGTTCCACAAGTACCGGGACGGCGGGCGCTGTCCCCGAAGTCCATAGTCGTCTGGAGCCTGGTCGGCCTGGTCGGCGCGATCGGCTGGGCCACCCTCGCGCTCTCGCGCGGTGAAGAGGTCTCGGCCGCCTGGATGCTGGCGGCGGCGCTGGGCTCGTACGCCATCGCGTACCGCTTCTACTCCCGGTTCATCGCCAACCGGGTCCTGAAGGCGGACAAGAACCGCGCGACCCCGGCCGAACTGCTGGACAACGGTGTCGACTTCCACCCCACCGACCGCCGGGTCCTCTTCGGCCACCACTTCGCCGCCATCGCGGGCGCGGGCCCGCTGGTCGGCCCCGTGCTCGCCGCGCAGATGGGCTATCTGCCCGGCACGATCTGGCTCGTCGTCGGCGTCATCTTCGCCGGTGCCGTCCAGGACATGGTGACGCTGTTCTTCTCCACCCGCCGCAACGGCCGTTCCCTCGGCCAGATGGCGCGTGACGAGATCGGCCCGGTCGGCGGGATCGCCGCACTGGTCGCGGTCTTCATCATCATGATCATCCTGCTCGCGGTCCTCGCGCTGGTCATCGTGAACGCGCTCGCCCACTCGCCGTGGGGCGTCTTCTCCATCGGCATGACGATCCCGATCGCCCTCTTCATGGGCGTCTATCTGCGCATCCTGCGGCCCGGCAAGGTCAGTGAGGTCTCCCTCATCGGCGTCGCGCTGCTGCTCCTGGCGATCGTCTCAGGCGGCTGGGTCGCCGAGTCGTCGTGGGCGGACTTCTTCACGCTGGAGCCGGGCACGCTGGTCATCTGGATGATCGTGTACGGGTTCCTCGCCTCCGTGCTCCCCGTGTGGCTGCTGCTGGCCCCGCGCGACTACCTCTCCACCTTCATGAAGGTCGGCACGATCGGGCTGCTGGCCCTGGGCGTGGTCGTCGCGCTGCCGACCCTGAAGATGCCCGCGGTCACCGACTTCGCCTCCAGCGGCTCGGGACCGGTCTTCGCCGGTTCGATGTTCCCGTTCGTCTTCATCACCATCGCCTGCGGCGCGCTCTCCGGCTTCCACTCCCTGGTCTCCTCCGGCACCACGCCGAAGATGGTCCAGAAGGAGACGCAGATCCGGGTGATCGGCTACGGCGCCATGCTGGTCGAGTCGTTCGTCGCGATCATGGCGATGATCGCGGCCTGCATCATCGACCCCGGTCTCTACTTCGCCATCAACGCGCCCGTCGGTGTGATCGGCGACAGCGTCCAGTCCGCCTCCCAGGCCGTGGCCAACTTCGGCTTCACCATCACGCCGGACGCCCTGGCCCAGGCCGCCAAGGACGTCGAGGAGGCGAGCCTGCTCTCGCGGACCGGTGGCGCGCCCACGTTCGCGCTCGGCATGTCGGAGATCTTCTCCGCGGTGGTCGGCGGGACCGCGATGAAGGCGTTCTGGTACCACTTCGCCATCATGTTCGAGGCACTCTTCATCCTCACCACCGTGGACGCCGGCACCCGCGTCGGGCGCTTCATGCTCCAGGACATGCTGGGCAACGCCTACAAGCCGTTCCGCGAGGTCAGCTGGAAGCCGGGCGTCTGGTTCGCCAGCGCCGTCGTGGTCGGCGGCTGGGGCTACTTCCTCTGGGTCGGTGTGCACGACCCGCTGGGCGGCATCAACCAGCTCTTCCCGCTCTTCGGCATCGCCAACCAGCTGCTGGCCGCCGTCGCGCTGGCCGTCTGCACCACCCTGCTGGTCAAGTCCGGCCGCCTGAAGTGGGCGTGGGTCACCGCGGTCCCGCTCGCCTGGGACGTGGCGGTCACCCTCACCGCCAGCTGGCAGAAGATCTTCTCGCCGGACGTGAAGGTCGGCTTCTTCGCCCAGCGCGACAAGTACCAGGCGGGCATCGACGCGGGCGAGGTGCTGCCCCCGGCCAAGAACATGGACGACATGCAGACCGTCGTCACCAACTCCACCGTCGACGGGGTGCTGTGCGCCCTCTTCGCACTCCTCATCATCGTGGTGCTGGTGGACGCCGGGCGGGTCTGCTTCAACGCCATCCGCGACCCGGAGAGCGTCAAGCTCCACGAGACGCCGTTCGTCCAGTCCAAGTTCGTCGCCCCGGCCTCGCTCATCGCCACCAAGGAGGAGAAGGCCGAACTGGCCGCCGCCGGTGTCGGCCCCGAGGGCGGCATCCGCAAGGAAGCGGCGGGAGCGGGGAGCCGGACATGA
- a CDS encoding GntR family transcriptional regulator, which yields MGADGGSSGSETGNGARTARVPKYYRLKRHLLDMTDTLPPGTPVPPERTLAAEFDTSRTTVRQALQELVVEGRLERIQGKGTFVAKPKVSQALQLTSYTEDMRAQGLEPTSQLLDIGYVTADDTLAGLLDISTGGRVLRIERLRLASGEPMAIETTHLSAKRFPALRRSLVKYTSLYTALAEVYDVRLAEAEETIETSLATPREAGLLGTDVGLPMLMLSRHSIDGQGEPVEWVRSVYRGDRYKFVARLKRPTD from the coding sequence ATGGGTGCCGACGGGGGCAGTTCGGGGAGCGAGACCGGCAACGGTGCGCGCACGGCGCGCGTACCGAAGTACTACCGGCTCAAGCGCCATCTCCTCGACATGACCGATACCTTGCCGCCCGGCACCCCGGTGCCGCCCGAACGCACCCTGGCGGCCGAGTTCGACACCTCGCGCACCACCGTGCGCCAGGCCCTCCAGGAGCTGGTCGTCGAAGGCCGGCTCGAACGCATCCAGGGCAAGGGGACGTTCGTCGCCAAGCCGAAGGTCTCCCAGGCGCTCCAGCTGACCTCGTACACCGAGGACATGCGCGCCCAGGGCCTTGAACCGACGTCCCAGCTCCTCGACATCGGCTACGTCACGGCGGACGACACGCTCGCCGGACTGCTGGACATCTCGACGGGCGGCCGGGTGCTGCGCATCGAGAGGCTCCGGCTCGCCAGCGGAGAGCCGATGGCGATCGAGACAACCCACCTTTCGGCCAAACGCTTCCCGGCGCTGCGCCGCTCGCTGGTGAAGTACACCTCTCTCTACACCGCGCTCGCCGAGGTGTACGACGTCCGCCTCGCCGAGGCCGAGGAGACCATCGAGACCTCGCTCGCCACCCCGCGCGAGGCCGGTCTGCTGGGGACGGACGTGGGGCTGCCGATGCTGATGCTCTCCCGCCATTCCATCGACGGCCAGGGTGAACCCGTGGAGTGGGTGCGATCCGTGTACCGGGGCGATCGGTACAAGTTCGTGGCCCGCCTGAAGCGGCCGACCGACTGA
- a CDS encoding sugar ABC transporter substrate-binding protein: MKRKLIAAIGVAGMLVSVAACGSDDKASSQDPKDRKENLTVWLMGEAQSTWPELVKDVNAEFNKKYPGVTVKVQYQQWADKVKKLDTSLGGDKFPDVVELGNTETMQYILNGALGEIDPAKYENSDTWIKGLKDTCTFEGKTYCVPYYASARLAVYNKDMLKAGTGSDVLPQTEDEFLAAMDKVSAELAKKDKRASSLYFPGRYWYAAMSYVAAYGGQIATYDEGTKEWKGALSTPEAQKGIQHFVDLVKKYNKADVTKDEQDHANVMANEKAAVIYGQAWEAGSVTGGENGNPKLEGKIATAGIPGPEGKALPSFIGGSDLATISKSKVQDLGQEWIALFTNAKGGEVLASKNVLPNNEKQLEPLKTKPETAAIANAVPDAWFTPIAPGWASVEKEEVLQNMLLEIVKGASVADATKKADDKINALINKKS; encoded by the coding sequence GTGAAGCGCAAGCTCATCGCGGCTATCGGTGTCGCGGGCATGTTGGTTTCGGTCGCGGCATGTGGTTCCGACGACAAGGCATCGTCGCAGGACCCGAAGGACCGCAAGGAAAACCTGACCGTCTGGCTCATGGGCGAGGCCCAGTCGACCTGGCCCGAGCTGGTCAAGGACGTCAACGCCGAGTTCAACAAGAAGTACCCGGGCGTCACGGTCAAGGTTCAGTACCAGCAGTGGGCTGACAAGGTCAAGAAGCTTGACACCTCCCTCGGTGGCGACAAATTCCCGGATGTCGTCGAACTCGGCAACACCGAGACCATGCAGTACATCCTCAATGGTGCGCTCGGGGAAATCGACCCCGCGAAGTACGAGAACTCGGACACCTGGATCAAGGGTCTGAAGGACACCTGCACCTTCGAAGGCAAGACGTACTGCGTTCCTTACTACGCCAGTGCCCGTCTGGCCGTCTACAACAAGGACATGCTGAAGGCCGGCACCGGCAGCGACGTCCTCCCGCAGACCGAGGACGAGTTCCTCGCGGCGATGGACAAGGTCTCCGCCGAGCTGGCCAAGAAGGACAAGCGCGCCTCCTCGCTCTACTTCCCGGGCCGCTACTGGTACGCCGCGATGTCCTACGTCGCCGCCTACGGTGGCCAGATAGCCACGTACGACGAGGGCACCAAGGAGTGGAAGGGCGCGCTGTCGACGCCCGAGGCGCAGAAGGGCATCCAGCACTTCGTCGACCTGGTCAAGAAGTACAACAAGGCCGACGTCACGAAGGACGAGCAGGACCACGCCAACGTCATGGCCAACGAGAAGGCCGCCGTGATCTACGGCCAGGCCTGGGAGGCCGGCAGCGTCACGGGTGGCGAGAACGGCAACCCGAAGCTCGAGGGCAAGATCGCCACGGCCGGTATCCCCGGCCCCGAGGGCAAGGCCCTCCCCTCCTTCATCGGCGGCTCGGACCTCGCGACGATCTCCAAGTCCAAGGTCCAGGACCTCGGCCAGGAGTGGATCGCCCTCTTCACCAACGCCAAGGGCGGCGAGGTCCTCGCGTCGAAGAACGTCCTCCCCAACAACGAGAAGCAGCTGGAGCCGCTGAAGACGAAGCCGGAGACGGCCGCCATCGCCAACGCGGTGCCGGACGCCTGGTTCACGCCGATCGCGCCGGGCTGGGCTTCCGTGGAGAAGGAGGAGGTCCTCCAGAACATGCTCCTGGAGATCGTCAAGGGCGCCTCCGTCGCCGACGCCACCAAGAAGGCCGACGACAAGATCAACGCTCTGATCAACAAGAAGTCCTGA
- a CDS encoding sugar ABC transporter permease: protein MSAADTKAVGPPVPLPPDPQPTGKSSSDDDAPRVQKRKRKKGELLPYFLILPAIVAIAAVYLYPLGKTVIMSFQDMGRRELWSGEPAPWVGFEQFTNILGDSEFWWVTFRTVVFMAICVTLTMGIGLLVALLMRKLSTWVRLILTVALIAAWSMPLMVAASIFRFMADSDYGLINTLIAKVVGEDWLGHNWYLDPVQGFGIITLLVVWGAIPFVVVTLYAALTQVPQELEEAAALDGASAYGVYKFVTWPVIKPVFTMVATLSVIWDFNVFGQIWLLRGNKPEPEYETLGLYSYSKAFESTSFSQGTAIALITVVLLSGVAVYYLRQLMKTGEVE from the coding sequence GTGTCTGCCGCTGATACCAAGGCCGTCGGGCCGCCGGTCCCGCTACCGCCCGACCCGCAGCCGACCGGGAAGTCGTCCTCCGACGACGACGCGCCCCGGGTACAGAAGAGGAAGCGGAAGAAGGGTGAACTCCTCCCCTACTTCCTGATCCTCCCGGCGATCGTGGCGATCGCCGCCGTCTACCTCTACCCGCTCGGCAAGACGGTCATCATGTCCTTCCAGGACATGGGCCGGCGCGAACTGTGGTCCGGAGAGCCCGCCCCCTGGGTGGGCTTCGAGCAGTTCACCAACATCCTCGGCGACTCCGAGTTCTGGTGGGTCACCTTCCGCACGGTCGTCTTCATGGCCATCTGTGTGACGCTCACCATGGGCATCGGGCTGCTGGTCGCCCTGCTCATGCGCAAGCTCTCCACCTGGGTCCGGCTCATCCTCACGGTGGCCCTGATCGCCGCCTGGTCGATGCCGCTGATGGTCGCCGCCTCGATCTTCCGGTTCATGGCCGACTCCGACTACGGCCTGATCAACACGCTGATCGCCAAGGTCGTCGGCGAGGACTGGCTCGGCCACAACTGGTACCTCGACCCGGTCCAGGGCTTCGGCATCATCACCCTGCTGGTCGTCTGGGGCGCCATCCCGTTCGTCGTCGTCACCCTGTACGCCGCCCTCACCCAGGTCCCCCAGGAGCTGGAGGAGGCCGCGGCCCTCGACGGCGCCAGCGCGTACGGCGTCTACAAGTTCGTCACCTGGCCGGTCATCAAGCCGGTCTTCACCATGGTCGCGACGCTCTCGGTGATCTGGGACTTCAACGTCTTCGGCCAGATCTGGCTGCTGCGCGGCAACAAGCCCGAGCCGGAGTACGAGACCCTCGGCCTCTACTCCTACTCCAAGGCGTTCGAGTCCACCTCCTTCAGCCAGGGCACCGCGATCGCCCTCATCACGGTGGTGCTGCTGTCCGGCGTGGCCGTGTACTACCTGCGCCAGCTCATGAAGACGGGAGAGGTCGAATGA
- a CDS encoding carbohydrate ABC transporter permease, with the protein MSSTTETQALRPDRKKSRLHLDILGLGIAAVMIFPVYWLVISALRPNQEIRSYDQTLWPTSITFDNFERAVNQPNFTTAIQSSLIVAVTAVVGGMIIATLAALAIGRFRFFGRKPLLLVMILVQMLPPTAMLIPIYAQLNAMGGIDEYWGLIVVYLVATLPFATIMIRGFVVNIPVELEESAMVDGLTRFGAFRKVVFPLLAPGLAAASIFALVNAWNEYLFAYILINDNSKYTLNVWLMTFTTERGTDYGALMAASTMIALPVVIFFMIIQKKMAAGLTSGAVKG; encoded by the coding sequence ATGAGCAGCACGACCGAAACACAGGCGCTGCGACCGGACCGCAAGAAGAGCCGGCTCCACCTCGACATCCTCGGCCTCGGCATCGCCGCGGTCATGATCTTCCCGGTGTACTGGCTGGTCATCAGCGCCCTGCGGCCCAACCAGGAGATCCGCAGCTACGACCAGACGCTGTGGCCGACGTCGATCACGTTCGACAACTTCGAACGCGCCGTCAACCAGCCGAACTTCACCACCGCCATCCAGTCCAGCCTGATCGTCGCCGTCACCGCGGTGGTGGGCGGCATGATCATCGCCACGCTGGCGGCCCTGGCGATCGGCCGGTTCCGGTTCTTCGGACGCAAGCCGCTGCTCCTGGTCATGATCCTGGTCCAGATGCTGCCGCCGACGGCGATGCTCATCCCGATCTACGCCCAGCTCAACGCCATGGGCGGGATCGACGAGTACTGGGGCCTGATCGTCGTCTACCTGGTCGCCACGCTGCCCTTCGCCACCATCATGATCCGCGGCTTCGTCGTGAACATCCCGGTGGAGCTGGAGGAGTCCGCGATGGTCGACGGCCTCACCCGCTTCGGCGCCTTCCGCAAGGTCGTCTTCCCGCTGCTCGCCCCCGGGCTCGCCGCCGCGTCGATCTTCGCCCTGGTGAACGCGTGGAACGAGTACCTCTTCGCGTACATCCTGATCAACGACAACTCCAAGTACACGCTCAACGTGTGGCTGATGACGTTCACCACCGAGCGCGGAACGGACTACGGCGCACTCATGGCGGCCTCCACCATGATCGCCCTGCCCGTCGTCATCTTCTTCATGATCATCCAGAAGAAGATGGCCGCAGGCCTCACCTCCGGCGCTGTGAAGGGATAG
- a CDS encoding glycoside hydrolase family 3 protein, which yields MTTLVSTTDTLTRDALAVLQPGFTGTTAPDWLLRRVGEGLTSVGLFGRNIESPGQLAALTARLRSERDDVLVAIDEEGGDVTRLEVRDGSSFPGNFALGSVDDVDLTRAVAHELGRRLAACGVNLNWAPSADVNSNPGNPVIGVRSFGADTALVARHTAAYVEGLQAAGVAACTKHFPGHGDTAVDSHLAMPRIDVDLDTLHARELLPFRAAIAAGSKSVMSAHILLPALDPDRPATLSPRILTGLLRQELGYDGLIVTDGVEMEAISRAYGIERGSVLAIAAGADAICVGGGLADEDTVLRLRDALVAAVRGGDLAEERLADAAARVRALASWTQGARGDVPEPGAEVQEGTAPGTGVSSDIGLVAARRAIQVTGTGDRLTEAAYVAELSAVANIAVGDETPWGVAAGLTRLLPGTEAGRYTSESTDPAAEAVAAAGERRIVAVVRDEHRHAWMGEALDALLTARPDTIVVEMGVPASTPRGSLHIATHGASRVCGQAAAEAVADTSSPSGV from the coding sequence ATGACCACCCTCGTTTCCACCACGGACACCCTGACGCGTGACGCGCTCGCGGTGCTCCAGCCCGGCTTCACCGGAACCACCGCACCGGACTGGCTGCTGCGCCGCGTCGGTGAAGGGCTCACCTCCGTCGGGCTGTTCGGCCGCAACATCGAGTCGCCCGGGCAGCTCGCCGCCCTCACCGCGCGGCTGCGCTCCGAGCGGGACGATGTCCTCGTCGCCATCGACGAGGAGGGCGGGGACGTCACCCGCCTGGAGGTCAGGGACGGCTCCTCGTTCCCGGGCAACTTCGCCCTCGGCTCGGTCGACGACGTGGACCTCACCCGCGCCGTCGCCCACGAGCTCGGCCGCCGGCTCGCCGCGTGCGGCGTCAACCTCAACTGGGCGCCGTCCGCCGACGTCAACTCCAACCCGGGCAACCCGGTCATCGGCGTACGGTCCTTCGGCGCCGACACCGCCCTGGTGGCCCGGCACACCGCCGCGTACGTCGAGGGGCTCCAGGCCGCCGGCGTCGCCGCCTGCACCAAGCACTTCCCCGGCCACGGCGACACCGCGGTCGACTCGCACCTGGCGATGCCCCGCATCGATGTGGATCTCGACACCCTGCACGCCCGTGAGCTGCTGCCTTTCCGGGCGGCCATCGCGGCGGGTTCCAAATCGGTGATGAGCGCGCATATCCTGCTTCCCGCACTCGACCCGGACCGCCCGGCCACCCTGAGTCCGCGGATCCTCACCGGTCTGCTCCGTCAGGAACTGGGCTACGACGGCCTGATCGTCACCGACGGCGTGGAGATGGAAGCCATCTCCCGGGCCTACGGCATCGAGCGCGGATCGGTCCTCGCGATCGCCGCGGGCGCCGACGCGATCTGCGTCGGCGGCGGGCTGGCCGACGAGGACACGGTGCTGCGCCTGCGCGACGCCCTGGTGGCGGCCGTGCGCGGCGGAGACCTGGCCGAGGAGCGGCTCGCGGATGCGGCCGCCCGTGTACGAGCCCTCGCGTCCTGGACGCAGGGGGCCCGGGGGGACGTCCCGGAGCCGGGCGCGGAAGTGCAGGAGGGGACCGCGCCCGGCACCGGAGTCAGCTCCGACATCGGCCTGGTGGCCGCCCGCCGCGCGATCCAGGTCACCGGCACCGGCGACCGGCTGACCGAAGCGGCGTACGTCGCGGAGTTGTCCGCGGTGGCGAACATCGCGGTCGGCGACGAGACCCCCTGGGGCGTCGCCGCCGGCCTCACCCGGCTCCTGCCGGGCACGGAGGCGGGCCGGTACACCAGCGAGAGCACCGACCCGGCGGCCGAGGCGGTCGCGGCGGCGGGGGAGCGGCGCATCGTCGCCGTCGTCCGCGACGAACACCGCCACGCCTGGATGGGCGAGGCCCTGGACGCCCTGCTGACGGCGCGCCCGGACACGATCGTGGTCGAGATGGGCGTCCCGGCGTCCACCCCTCGGGGCTCCCTCCACATAGCCACCCACGGCGCCTCAAGGGTCTGCGGCCAGGCGGCGGCGGAAGCGGTGGCGGACACATCAAGCCCGTCCGGCGTTTGA
- the nagB gene encoding glucosamine-6-phosphate deaminase yields MEVVIVPDATAGGELIAEAITSLLSRKPDALLGVATGSTPLPIYRALAAKVASGAVDASRARICQLDEYVGLPAGHPESYRSVVLREVVEPLGLSEASFMGPDGSAEDVQAACEAYDRALAEAGGVDLQLLGIGTDGHIGFNEPCSSLASRTRIKTLTEQTRVDNARFFDDDIDQVPHHVITQGIGTILDSRHPILLATGEGKAEAVAQTVEGPVASIVPASALQLHPHATVVVDEAAASKLKLADYFRATYAAKPAWQGL; encoded by the coding sequence GTGGAAGTTGTCATCGTCCCGGACGCCACGGCAGGCGGCGAACTGATCGCGGAGGCCATCACCTCCCTGCTCAGCCGCAAGCCCGACGCCCTGCTCGGCGTTGCCACCGGATCTACCCCGCTGCCCATCTACCGCGCGCTGGCGGCCAAGGTCGCCTCCGGTGCCGTCGACGCGTCGCGCGCCCGCATCTGCCAGCTGGACGAGTACGTCGGGCTGCCCGCCGGCCACCCGGAGTCGTACCGCTCCGTGGTCCTGCGGGAGGTCGTGGAGCCGCTCGGGCTCTCCGAGGCGTCCTTCATGGGCCCCGACGGCTCGGCCGAGGACGTCCAGGCCGCGTGTGAGGCGTACGACCGGGCGCTGGCCGAGGCCGGCGGGGTCGACCTCCAGCTGCTCGGCATCGGCACCGACGGGCACATCGGCTTCAACGAGCCGTGCTCCTCGCTCGCCTCGCGCACCCGGATCAAGACGCTGACCGAGCAGACGCGGGTGGACAACGCGCGCTTCTTCGACGACGACATCGACCAGGTGCCGCACCATGTGATCACCCAGGGGATCGGGACCATCCTGGACTCCCGGCACCCGATCCTGCTGGCCACCGGGGAGGGCAAGGCGGAGGCCGTGGCCCAGACGGTGGAGGGGCCGGTCGCCTCGATCGTGCCCGCGTCGGCGCTTCAGCTGCATCCGCATGCGACGGTGGTGGTGGACGAAGCGGCGGCTTCGAAGCTGAAGCTGGCGGATTACTTCCGCGCCACGTATGCGGCGAAGCCGGCCTGGCAGGGGTTGTAG
- a CDS encoding SIS domain-containing protein, translating into MSATPPPGPDDQGDAPGRIMSGEMAEQPAMLRRILDRGAPRIREVAAEIAARKPRFVLLTARGTSDNAALYAKYLLEIRLGLPCGLASMSTTTAYGAKPDLRDVLVITVSQSGGSPDLVASTRAAREAGAVTLAVTNNPDSALAAVSEYHIDILAGPEKALPATKTYTASLLSLYLFVEGLAGVDGTEAAASLPDLAGAILGRRAEVKALASRYRFAERMVITSRGYGYPTAKEAALKLMETSYIPALSYSGADLLHGPLAMVDNISPVIAVVTDGRGGEALQPVLDRLRGRGADLFVVGPKAQVEAASAGFSLPTSGVPEELQPILEILPLQMLAYEVTIARGQDPDSPRALAKVTETR; encoded by the coding sequence ATGTCAGCCACCCCTCCGCCCGGCCCCGACGACCAGGGCGACGCGCCCGGCCGCATCATGTCCGGCGAGATGGCCGAGCAGCCCGCGATGCTGCGCCGCATCCTCGACCGGGGCGCGCCCCGCATCCGCGAGGTGGCCGCCGAGATCGCCGCCAGGAAGCCCCGCTTCGTGCTGCTCACCGCGCGCGGCACCTCCGACAACGCGGCGCTCTACGCGAAGTACCTGCTGGAGATCCGGCTCGGCCTGCCCTGCGGCCTCGCCTCCATGTCCACCACGACGGCGTACGGGGCCAAGCCCGATCTGCGGGACGTCCTGGTGATCACCGTCAGCCAGTCGGGCGGCTCACCGGACCTGGTGGCCTCCACCCGGGCCGCCCGCGAGGCCGGCGCGGTCACCCTCGCGGTCACCAACAACCCGGACTCCGCGCTCGCCGCCGTATCCGAGTACCACATCGACATCCTGGCGGGCCCCGAGAAGGCGCTCCCGGCCACCAAGACGTACACGGCGTCCCTGCTCTCCCTCTACCTCTTCGTCGAGGGGCTGGCGGGCGTCGACGGTACGGAGGCGGCGGCCTCCCTGCCTGACCTGGCGGGCGCGATCCTGGGCCGCCGGGCCGAGGTCAAGGCGCTGGCCTCCCGCTACCGCTTCGCCGAGCGCATGGTGATCACCTCGCGCGGCTACGGCTACCCCACGGCCAAGGAAGCGGCCCTGAAGCTCATGGAGACCAGCTACATCCCCGCTCTCTCCTACTCGGGCGCCGACCTGCTGCACGGCCCGCTGGCGATGGTCGACAACATCTCCCCGGTGATCGCCGTGGTCACCGACGGCCGGGGCGGTGAGGCCCTCCAGCCGGTGCTGGACCGTTTGCGCGGGCGTGGAGCGGACCTCTTTGTGGTCGGACCAAAGGCCCAGGTGGAGGCGGCCTCGGCGGGCTTCTCGCTGCCGACCTCGGGGGTGCCGGAGGAGTTGCAGCCGATCCTGGAGATCCTGCCGCTCCAGATGCTCGCGTACGAGGTCACCATCGCCCGCGGCCAGGACCCGGACTCGCCACGCGCCCTGGCAAAGGTGACAGAGACACGCTGA